From the Hyalangium gracile genome, one window contains:
- a CDS encoding threonine aldolase family protein, giving the protein MGAPEDDGAELIRIGEWVKKQGASADVYGNGELVQSFERKVAGLLGFEDGCFMPTGTMAQLIVLRMYADASGNRNVGLHPSSHHVLHESDSYEVLHGLRAVHVSPWTRPVLASDVREAPDRLGTVSVELPVRWLGGQLQTWEQLEELKRTCRERGVKLHMDGARLWESQPFYGRSYADICRGFDSVYVSFYKMVGAMGGAMLVGGRDFINEARTWRHRHGGNIFHMLPYAASAAMRLDEVLARIPGYVQRAKSLSEAIASDTRLTVLPRPVQTNLFRVFLRGDAMALRQQRDRIASEQGIWVANGFIQTRVPGVVETELQVGPALGDISDADAARAFSRLLSPA; this is encoded by the coding sequence ATGGGAGCTCCTGAGGACGATGGCGCCGAGCTGATCCGCATCGGCGAGTGGGTCAAGAAGCAGGGCGCGTCGGCGGACGTGTACGGCAACGGAGAGCTCGTCCAGTCCTTCGAGCGCAAGGTGGCGGGGCTGCTCGGTTTCGAGGATGGGTGCTTCATGCCCACCGGCACGATGGCCCAGCTCATCGTGCTGCGGATGTATGCGGACGCCAGCGGCAACCGGAACGTGGGGCTGCATCCCTCCTCCCATCACGTGCTTCACGAGAGCGACAGCTACGAGGTGCTGCACGGGCTGCGCGCGGTCCATGTCTCGCCATGGACCCGGCCGGTGCTGGCCAGTGACGTGCGGGAGGCGCCCGATCGACTGGGCACGGTCAGCGTGGAGCTGCCGGTGCGCTGGTTGGGTGGGCAGCTGCAGACGTGGGAGCAGCTCGAGGAGCTCAAGCGCACCTGCCGTGAGCGCGGAGTGAAGCTGCACATGGATGGTGCCCGGCTCTGGGAGAGCCAGCCCTTCTATGGGCGCTCCTACGCGGACATCTGTCGGGGCTTCGACTCCGTCTACGTGTCCTTCTACAAGATGGTGGGGGCGATGGGCGGCGCGATGCTGGTTGGCGGGCGTGACTTCATCAATGAGGCGCGCACCTGGCGGCATCGGCACGGCGGGAACATCTTCCACATGCTGCCCTACGCGGCGTCCGCGGCGATGCGGCTGGATGAGGTGCTGGCCCGCATTCCCGGCTACGTCCAGCGAGCGAAGTCCCTGTCCGAGGCCATCGCCAGCGACACGCGGCTCACGGTGCTCCCCAGGCCGGTGCAGACCAATCTGTTCCGCGTCTTCCTTCGGGGAGATGCGATGGCGCTCAGGCAGCAGCGGGACCGCATCGCGAGCGAGCAGGGGATCTGGGTGGCGAACGGCTTCATCCAGACGCGCGTGCCCGGAGTCGTCGAGACGGAGCTTCAGGTAGGGCCGGCGCTCGGGGACATCAGCGATGCGGACGCCGCGCGAGCCTTCTCCCGCCTGCTCTCGCCCGCCTGA
- a CDS encoding trifunctional serine/threonine-protein kinase/ATP-binding protein/sensor histidine kinase produces the protein MLNIPGYRMLGTIRGTGSNVLFQAVREADGLPVIIKTPMTPSPGDRDRERYRREFGVLQRLQDVRGVARPYACERIHERPVLLLERVQGESLSESVGQPFELPRFLRLAISLASTLAEVHSRNVIHKDIKPSNIILEPSGEARLIDFGVATLQKVEHLDAAPGHMIEGTLAYMSPEQTGRMNRAVDYRTDFYSLGVTLYELLAGKRPFQGRDALEWFHAHMAQTPTPPHELNPQVPPALSAIVMKLLAKTAEERYQSAEGLKADLERCREAPEQDSRAVFTLGEHDTPNRFQLQQRLYGRESQVAALLQGFERVVQTARPELFLVSGYSGIGKSSVVHELHKPVVQRRSFFLHGKFDQLQRDIPYATIAQALRGLVQQLLAGSDEEIARWRERLNQAWEGQGQLLVDLVPQLQVVSGPQPPVPEMSPNEAQHRFHRVVRQFLGVFATPEHPMVVFLDDLQWADLSSLRLIQQLLSQPETPPVLWIGAYRDNEVSPAHPLAPVLEAVRKAGARITDIRLEPLTLAQTEQLVGDALVGAGPEVVRPLAALVHEKTGGNPFFLLQLMTTLHQDGLLVREAAGWRWNAEGVRAKDYSDNVVDFMLHKLRQFPSATQDLLRLAACVGNVFSLPLLGTLVGLGEAMEVEQGLEPALMEGMLVRTGSEQYRFLHDRIQQAAHSLSSETERKEVHLRIGRLLLQTLSPEQLRENLFDVVSQLNTGVELMRDPEERHSLARLNAQAGAKAEAAVAHRPAIAYLTTAFGLIPGAPWETDYPLAFQVKLAQARCEMQTGNIAQLRRLAEELHTQARTRADKTAAHCMLSDACMLMGEVQTSIGHMMECLAQLGIPLSPHPSHEEAAAAHAETWALMGGRSIESLIDLPPMTDPDVKVTMSALASLYGKAYFTDKQLLTIAMSKMVALSLRHGFTADAVVGFGWFGMLTALTFKRYREGYAFSQLAMAFVERYNLAAHRAAALLTLQCISYWRRPLPEVQELVLNGFQHALQAGEFYIAGYCISTSIWNRLAMGHNLDDISQEIGTREEFLRKTGVQDPQNLLLFFQRFAQQMRGRTPSFDTLSGDGFDEKEVEAGLSTRYITSTQCWYWLTKLQARFLCGSYKEAFEAAERASEIMWSLTGAISVRELHLYRALSLAALFQEATPEEQQRSLEAIRSHQRQLAEWAEQCPETFHAPERMVSAELARLMDRPDEATRAYEQAIRTARQNGATHQLGLASELAADFWRAREAPIVAHAFAREAHAAYQQWGATGKVHHLEAQWPNLAPTRDAEAVHDTSSTDSTRIDALTVVKAQQAISGEIELERLVTTLIRAAIENAGAQRGALLLPRGDTLTVVAISGTSAGSVTIPTSGEATAHALPWTLLSYVRRTREHVLIGDASKPHAFSSDEYLAHSGARSVLCLPLMRQEQFSGVLYLENKLATNAFSPRRLALLGHIASQAAISIENARLYADVRNAKAELRRANDELEQRVEERTRELKEAQARLVDTAREVGMSEVASNVLHNVGNVLTSAVINLEMMQRAVGSSRVGRLKQATSLVLENREDLSRFLTRGARGGNLPEYLSALADELLGEQTRLMEDLDAMGRHIEHIRAIVQVQQAYARTSLMPEECDLGQLIQDALRIQMAALERHGVTVRRELAAVPRLKLDKHKVLQILINLITNAKYALDVVPEGQRDMTVRLGVEGEWVRIQVMDNGMGIAPEVKGKLFEHGFTTRKEGHGFGLHASALAAQLMGGRLSLESEGPGKGALATLELPLA, from the coding sequence ATGCTGAACATTCCAGGTTACCGAATGCTGGGCACGATTCGAGGGACGGGCTCGAACGTGCTGTTCCAGGCAGTGCGCGAGGCCGACGGCCTGCCCGTCATCATCAAGACGCCGATGACCCCCTCTCCCGGGGACCGCGACCGCGAGCGCTACCGGCGCGAGTTCGGCGTCCTGCAGCGGCTGCAAGACGTGCGCGGCGTCGCCCGGCCCTATGCCTGTGAGCGGATCCACGAGCGGCCCGTGCTGCTGCTGGAGCGGGTGCAGGGCGAGTCCCTCTCCGAGTCCGTGGGCCAGCCGTTCGAGCTCCCCCGCTTCCTTCGCCTGGCCATCTCGCTGGCCTCCACGCTGGCGGAGGTCCACAGCCGCAACGTCATCCACAAGGACATCAAGCCCTCCAACATCATCCTCGAGCCCTCGGGCGAGGCGCGCCTCATCGACTTCGGCGTCGCCACGCTCCAGAAGGTGGAGCACCTGGACGCGGCGCCAGGCCACATGATCGAAGGCACGCTGGCGTACATGTCGCCCGAGCAGACCGGGCGCATGAACCGGGCGGTGGACTACCGCACCGACTTCTACTCGCTGGGCGTCACGCTGTACGAGCTGCTCGCGGGGAAGCGGCCCTTCCAGGGCCGGGACGCGCTGGAGTGGTTCCACGCGCACATGGCGCAGACCCCCACGCCGCCACACGAGCTCAACCCGCAGGTGCCACCGGCGCTGTCCGCCATCGTGATGAAGCTGTTGGCCAAGACCGCCGAGGAGCGCTACCAGAGCGCCGAGGGGTTGAAGGCTGACCTGGAGCGGTGCCGTGAGGCGCCAGAGCAGGACTCACGGGCGGTGTTCACCCTGGGTGAGCACGACACGCCCAACCGGTTCCAGCTGCAGCAGCGGCTCTACGGGCGCGAGTCGCAGGTCGCGGCCCTGCTCCAGGGCTTCGAGCGCGTCGTCCAGACCGCCCGGCCCGAGCTGTTCCTGGTGAGCGGCTACTCGGGCATCGGAAAGTCGTCGGTGGTGCACGAGCTGCACAAGCCGGTGGTGCAGCGGCGCAGCTTCTTCCTCCACGGCAAGTTCGACCAGCTCCAGCGAGACATTCCCTACGCCACCATCGCCCAGGCCCTCCGTGGACTGGTGCAGCAGCTGCTGGCGGGCAGCGATGAGGAGATCGCCCGGTGGCGCGAGCGGCTGAACCAGGCGTGGGAGGGCCAGGGCCAGCTCCTGGTGGACCTGGTGCCTCAGCTGCAGGTGGTGTCCGGCCCGCAGCCGCCCGTCCCGGAGATGTCTCCCAACGAGGCGCAGCACCGCTTCCATCGCGTGGTGCGGCAGTTCCTGGGCGTCTTCGCCACGCCCGAGCACCCCATGGTGGTGTTCCTGGATGATCTGCAGTGGGCGGACCTGTCCAGCCTGCGGCTCATCCAGCAGCTCCTCTCCCAGCCGGAGACGCCTCCGGTGCTGTGGATCGGCGCCTACCGGGACAACGAGGTGAGCCCCGCGCACCCGCTGGCCCCCGTGCTGGAGGCGGTGCGCAAGGCCGGCGCGCGCATCACGGACATCCGGCTGGAGCCCCTGACCCTGGCGCAGACGGAGCAGCTGGTGGGCGATGCGCTCGTGGGGGCAGGCCCGGAGGTGGTGCGCCCCCTCGCGGCGCTGGTGCACGAAAAGACCGGCGGCAACCCCTTCTTCCTGCTCCAGCTGATGACGACGCTGCACCAGGACGGTCTGCTGGTGCGCGAGGCGGCAGGCTGGCGGTGGAACGCCGAGGGTGTCCGCGCCAAGGACTACTCGGACAACGTCGTGGACTTCATGCTCCACAAGCTGCGCCAGTTCCCCTCCGCCACGCAGGACCTGCTGCGGCTGGCGGCCTGCGTGGGCAACGTCTTCTCGCTCCCGCTGCTGGGCACCCTCGTGGGCCTGGGAGAGGCGATGGAGGTGGAGCAGGGGCTGGAGCCCGCGCTCATGGAGGGCATGCTGGTACGCACTGGCTCGGAGCAGTACCGCTTCCTGCACGACCGCATCCAGCAGGCCGCCCACTCCCTCAGCTCCGAAACCGAGCGCAAGGAGGTCCACCTGCGCATCGGCCGGCTGCTGCTCCAGACCCTGTCCCCGGAGCAGCTGCGCGAGAACCTCTTCGACGTGGTGAGCCAGCTCAACACCGGGGTGGAGCTGATGCGGGACCCCGAGGAGCGTCACTCCCTCGCGCGGCTGAACGCGCAGGCCGGCGCGAAGGCCGAGGCCGCGGTGGCGCACCGTCCCGCTATCGCCTACCTCACGACGGCCTTCGGCCTCATTCCCGGCGCCCCCTGGGAGACGGACTACCCGCTCGCCTTCCAGGTGAAGCTGGCCCAGGCCCGGTGCGAGATGCAGACCGGCAACATCGCCCAGCTGCGGCGCCTGGCCGAGGAGCTCCACACCCAGGCACGGACCCGCGCGGACAAGACGGCCGCCCACTGCATGCTGAGCGACGCCTGCATGCTCATGGGCGAGGTACAGACCTCCATCGGGCACATGATGGAGTGCCTGGCCCAGCTGGGCATCCCCCTGTCGCCCCACCCCTCCCACGAGGAGGCGGCCGCGGCCCATGCCGAGACGTGGGCGCTGATGGGTGGGCGCTCCATCGAGAGCCTCATCGACCTGCCACCCATGACCGATCCGGACGTGAAGGTGACGATGAGCGCCCTGGCCTCGCTGTACGGCAAGGCCTACTTCACCGACAAGCAGCTGCTCACCATCGCCATGAGCAAGATGGTGGCGCTGTCCCTTCGCCACGGCTTCACCGCGGACGCCGTCGTCGGCTTCGGCTGGTTCGGAATGCTCACGGCGCTGACCTTCAAGCGGTACCGGGAAGGCTACGCCTTCAGCCAGCTCGCCATGGCGTTCGTCGAGCGGTACAACCTGGCCGCGCACCGGGCCGCCGCGCTGCTGACCCTGCAGTGCATCAGCTACTGGAGGCGCCCTCTTCCCGAGGTGCAGGAGCTGGTCCTCAACGGCTTCCAGCATGCGCTCCAGGCGGGCGAGTTCTACATCGCCGGCTACTGCATCAGCACGAGCATCTGGAACCGCCTCGCAATGGGGCACAACCTGGATGACATCTCCCAGGAAATCGGGACGCGCGAGGAGTTCCTTCGCAAGACCGGCGTCCAGGATCCCCAGAACCTGCTCCTGTTCTTCCAGCGCTTCGCGCAGCAGATGCGCGGGCGCACGCCCTCATTCGACACGTTGAGCGGGGATGGGTTCGACGAGAAGGAGGTCGAGGCCGGGCTGAGCACCCGCTACATCACCAGCACCCAGTGCTGGTACTGGCTCACCAAGCTCCAGGCTCGCTTCCTGTGTGGCTCCTACAAGGAGGCGTTCGAGGCGGCGGAGCGAGCCTCGGAGATCATGTGGTCCCTGACGGGCGCCATCTCCGTGAGGGAGCTCCACCTCTACCGTGCCCTCAGCCTGGCCGCGCTCTTCCAGGAGGCCACGCCCGAGGAGCAGCAGCGCTCCCTGGAGGCCATCCGGAGCCACCAGCGGCAGCTCGCGGAGTGGGCCGAGCAGTGCCCGGAGACGTTCCACGCTCCGGAGCGGATGGTGTCCGCGGAGCTGGCTCGCCTGATGGATCGGCCGGATGAAGCGACGCGCGCGTACGAGCAGGCCATCCGCACGGCGAGGCAGAACGGCGCCACCCACCAACTGGGGCTGGCCAGCGAGCTGGCGGCGGACTTCTGGCGCGCGAGGGAGGCTCCCATCGTCGCCCATGCCTTCGCGCGCGAGGCCCATGCGGCGTACCAACAGTGGGGAGCCACGGGCAAGGTCCACCACCTGGAGGCGCAGTGGCCGAACCTCGCCCCCACGCGGGACGCCGAAGCGGTCCATGACACCAGCAGCACGGACTCGACCCGCATCGACGCGCTCACGGTGGTGAAGGCCCAGCAGGCCATCTCCGGCGAGATCGAGCTGGAGCGGCTGGTCACCACGCTGATACGCGCGGCCATCGAGAACGCGGGCGCCCAGCGGGGTGCGCTCCTGCTGCCGCGAGGGGACACGCTGACGGTGGTGGCCATCTCGGGGACCTCAGCCGGCAGCGTGACCATCCCGACGTCGGGCGAGGCCACGGCCCACGCGCTGCCGTGGACGCTGCTGTCCTATGTCCGGCGCACGCGCGAGCACGTCCTCATCGGCGATGCCTCCAAGCCCCACGCGTTCTCGTCCGATGAGTACCTGGCGCACAGCGGGGCGCGGTCCGTGCTGTGCCTGCCCCTGATGCGGCAGGAGCAGTTCAGCGGCGTGCTGTACCTGGAGAACAAGCTGGCCACCAACGCGTTCAGCCCCAGGCGGCTGGCGCTGCTGGGGCACATCGCGTCGCAGGCGGCCATCTCCATCGAGAACGCGCGGCTGTACGCGGACGTGCGCAACGCCAAGGCGGAGCTGCGGCGCGCCAACGACGAGCTGGAGCAGCGGGTGGAGGAGCGCACCCGGGAGCTGAAGGAGGCCCAGGCGCGGCTGGTGGACACGGCGCGAGAGGTGGGCATGTCGGAGGTGGCCTCGAACGTGCTGCACAACGTGGGCAACGTGCTCACCAGCGCCGTCATCAACCTGGAGATGATGCAGCGGGCCGTGGGCTCCTCTCGGGTGGGCCGGCTGAAGCAGGCCACGAGCCTGGTGCTGGAGAACCGAGAGGACCTGAGCCGGTTCCTGACCCGCGGCGCGCGCGGTGGGAACCTGCCGGAGTACCTGTCCGCGCTGGCCGACGAGCTGCTGGGCGAGCAGACACGCCTGATGGAGGACCTGGACGCGATGGGGCGACACATCGAGCACATCCGCGCCATCGTTCAGGTGCAGCAGGCGTACGCCCGGACCTCGCTGATGCCGGAGGAGTGCGACCTGGGCCAGCTCATCCAGGACGCGCTGCGCATCCAGATGGCGGCGCTCGAGCGGCACGGGGTGACCGTGCGCCGCGAGCTGGCGGCGGTGCCCAGGCTCAAGCTGGACAAGCACAAGGTGCTGCAGATCCTCATCAACCTCATCACCAACGCGAAGTACGCCCTGGACGTGGTGCCCGAGGGGCAGCGCGACATGACCGTGAGGCTGGGGGTGGAGGGCGAGTGGGTGCGCATCCAGGTGATGGACAACGGGATGGGCATCGCCCCCGAGGTGAAGGGCAAGCTGTTCGAGCACGGCTTCACCACGCGCAAGGAGGGACACGGCTTCGGCCTGCATGCCAGCGCGCTGGCGGCCCAGCTGATGGGGGGCCGGCTGAGTCTGGAGAGCGAGGGGCCTGGCAAGGGGGCCCTGGCCACGCTGGAGCTCCCGCTCGCCTGA
- a CDS encoding glycosyltransferase family 39 protein, with translation MQPPSPTAPDESSPPLWRWAVLCTLAAIPSILAVAQLGRVHPDEVYQVLEPAWYRAHGYGVLSWEWKEGIRNWAIPGLFSWILRLCHALGIEHPLGYRAVLELPQYALHLAALAAVERWSRRSLPVYGAWLATSLVASYRPVLEYAGRTLSESFSAAFLVLAFERLAASDAEESPERRFRRGAVAGALLGLAVVSRYGSMVFVVATLGWLLWGRQWRVLSGWVAGGSVVAAGLAVLDWLTWGKPLHSLLAYTAFNASHQAAVIFGSEPPGYYLPIWLKVLPLWSWLGLWGVLRRHRGALPLLGSTALYLLAISVTPHKEDRFLYPATVLWTVATAPAAVALLLSLRSPRVQAAAGLGALVLSLATPLRLEPPRKKDHFQAIVRATRAPEARGLLYINEVPNETVWGAGGYFYIGKNIPWLTSDRPEDANFQAAMRDPTYNRVVTFRSRGVPELERHGFSVVERIGRATVLARDSAR, from the coding sequence TTGCAGCCCCCCTCTCCCACAGCCCCTGACGAGTCCAGCCCACCGCTCTGGCGCTGGGCGGTGCTGTGCACGCTGGCGGCCATCCCCAGCATCCTGGCGGTGGCGCAGCTCGGGCGCGTCCACCCGGACGAGGTGTACCAGGTGCTGGAGCCCGCCTGGTACCGCGCCCATGGCTACGGCGTGCTGTCCTGGGAGTGGAAGGAGGGCATCCGCAACTGGGCCATCCCCGGACTGTTCTCGTGGATCCTGCGGCTGTGCCACGCGCTCGGCATCGAGCATCCGCTGGGGTACCGGGCGGTGCTGGAGCTGCCCCAGTACGCCCTGCATCTGGCGGCGCTGGCCGCCGTGGAGCGGTGGTCCCGCCGGAGCCTGCCCGTGTACGGGGCCTGGCTCGCCACCTCGCTGGTCGCCAGCTACCGTCCGGTGCTCGAGTACGCCGGGCGCACGCTCAGCGAGTCCTTCTCCGCCGCCTTCCTGGTGCTGGCCTTCGAGCGGCTCGCCGCCTCCGATGCCGAAGAGTCGCCGGAGCGTCGGTTCCGGCGGGGCGCGGTGGCGGGCGCGCTGCTGGGCCTGGCGGTCGTCTCCCGGTATGGCTCGATGGTCTTCGTCGTCGCCACCCTGGGCTGGCTGCTGTGGGGACGCCAGTGGCGAGTCCTGAGCGGCTGGGTGGCGGGAGGCTCGGTGGTCGCCGCGGGACTGGCGGTGCTCGACTGGCTCACCTGGGGCAAGCCGCTCCACTCCCTGCTGGCCTATACCGCGTTCAACGCCTCCCATCAGGCGGCGGTCATCTTCGGCTCCGAGCCTCCTGGCTACTACCTGCCCATCTGGCTGAAGGTGCTGCCGCTGTGGAGCTGGCTCGGCCTGTGGGGCGTGCTCCGCCGTCACCGCGGCGCCCTGCCGCTCCTGGGGAGCACGGCGCTCTACCTGCTGGCCATCAGCGTCACGCCGCACAAGGAGGATCGTTTCCTCTACCCGGCCACGGTGCTCTGGACGGTGGCGACGGCTCCCGCGGCGGTGGCCCTGCTCCTGTCGCTCCGGAGCCCTCGTGTCCAGGCAGCCGCCGGGCTGGGGGCTCTGGTGCTGTCGTTGGCCACCCCGCTGCGGCTCGAGCCTCCGCGCAAGAAGGACCACTTCCAGGCCATCGTGCGCGCCACCCGCGCTCCAGAAGCTCGGGGCCTCCTCTACATCAACGAGGTCCCCAACGAGACCGTGTGGGGCGCCGGGGGCTACTTCTACATCGGCAAGAACATCCCCTGGCTCACCTCGGACCGCCCCGAGGACGCGAACTTCCAGGCCGCCATGCGCGACCCCACCTACAACCGCGTGGTGACGTTCCGGAGCAGGGGCGTGCCCGAGCTGGAGCGGCACGGCTTCTCCGTCGTGGAGCGCATCGGCCGGGCCACGGTGCTCGCGCGCGACTCGGCCCGGTGA
- a CDS encoding siderophore-interacting protein: MMTESERAFRRGPFPIRFRLLQVRRTTRVSPQMMRVTLGGEELAGFHSEGADDHVRLLFPEPGALKPVIPIVGPHGLSVPEGQKRPVARDYTPRRYDAAAGELDIDFVLHGTGPGATWASKARVGDFIAVGGPRGSFIVTNDFDWYLFAGDETALPAIGRRLEELPAGARAIAFIEVAGAAEEQRFDTRANVQVTWLHRNGAAPGTTDLLEKAIRGLEFPPGDFFAWAAGEATTLRPIRELFQQRVANKSWVRVNGYWKRGIADHDEPHD, translated from the coding sequence TTGATGACTGAGTCCGAGCGCGCGTTCCGTCGAGGCCCTTTCCCCATCCGGTTCCGGCTCCTCCAGGTCCGCCGAACCACCCGCGTCAGTCCCCAGATGATGCGCGTGACGCTGGGGGGAGAAGAGCTGGCCGGCTTCCACAGCGAGGGGGCCGATGATCATGTGCGGCTGCTCTTCCCGGAGCCAGGAGCGCTCAAGCCCGTCATCCCCATCGTGGGCCCCCACGGCCTGAGCGTCCCCGAGGGCCAGAAGCGTCCCGTGGCCCGCGACTACACGCCTCGGCGGTACGATGCCGCCGCGGGCGAGCTGGACATCGACTTCGTGCTGCACGGCACGGGCCCTGGCGCCACCTGGGCCAGCAAGGCACGCGTGGGGGACTTCATCGCCGTGGGCGGCCCCCGTGGCTCGTTCATCGTCACCAACGACTTCGACTGGTACCTGTTCGCGGGGGACGAGACGGCGCTTCCCGCCATCGGCCGGAGGCTCGAGGAGCTCCCCGCCGGAGCGCGCGCCATCGCGTTCATCGAGGTAGCCGGCGCCGCGGAGGAGCAGCGGTTCGACACCCGGGCGAACGTGCAGGTGACCTGGCTGCACCGCAACGGAGCGGCGCCCGGCACCACCGACCTGCTGGAGAAGGCCATCCGTGGACTGGAGTTCCCACCGGGGGACTTCTTCGCGTGGGCGGCGGGCGAGGCGACCACGCTTCGCCCCATCCGCGAGCTGTTCCAGCAGCGCGTGGCGAACAAGAGCTGGGTCCGGGTGAACGGCTACTGGAAGCGGGGGATCGCCGACCACGACGAGCCCCACGACTGA
- a CDS encoding serine hydrolase domain-containing protein, with amino-acid sequence MIPRQGRLGLRILVALGVGLLTACGGPRLAQKLEPLSGTLQQQVDEQYTPGVVVLVRQADRDDTYLKAVGKLDLEQGTPLPEDALFRIASMTKPVTSVAAMLLVEQGAMGLDDPISKYLPEWRNPVVLGEPDPSSPGGYKTKPAQTPITVRHLLTHTSGLSYRFKQDALTALYVQAGITDGFEHTSRTPAEQSRALAALPLLHEPGTAYAYGLSTDVLGHLIETVSGQPLDRFFEERIFKPLGMKDTGFFVPLEKLSRLVTLYRRTPAGTLEKVPVTGQNVTEGPISYAPDFHYAGSKTYRSGGAGLVSTAPDYARFLLMLANGGEYEGVRLLKKETVDLMTSNQIGNLRAEFVSVGFGLGFGVQGDPTRTKDLGPVGSYFWSGIFNTTFWVDPQAKLIGIVLTQAWALDSPATDAIRTRIQSTLQQPTEEATR; translated from the coding sequence ATGATTCCGAGGCAAGGCCGGCTGGGACTCAGGATTCTCGTGGCACTGGGCGTGGGCCTGCTCACCGCTTGTGGTGGGCCCAGGCTCGCGCAGAAGCTCGAGCCGCTGAGCGGCACCCTGCAGCAGCAGGTCGACGAGCAGTACACCCCGGGCGTGGTCGTGCTGGTCCGACAGGCGGACCGTGATGACACCTACCTGAAGGCCGTGGGCAAGCTGGACCTCGAGCAGGGGACGCCGTTGCCCGAGGATGCGCTGTTCCGCATCGCCTCGATGACCAAGCCCGTCACCAGCGTCGCCGCGATGCTCCTGGTGGAGCAGGGCGCGATGGGCCTGGACGATCCCATCTCCAAGTACCTGCCCGAGTGGCGGAACCCCGTGGTGCTGGGCGAGCCCGATCCCTCCAGCCCCGGAGGCTACAAGACGAAGCCCGCGCAGACGCCCATCACCGTGCGGCACCTGCTGACCCACACCTCGGGCCTCTCGTATCGCTTCAAGCAGGATGCGCTCACTGCGCTCTACGTCCAGGCGGGCATCACCGACGGCTTCGAGCACACCTCCCGGACGCCCGCGGAGCAGTCTCGGGCCCTGGCCGCGCTGCCGCTCCTGCACGAGCCGGGCACGGCCTACGCCTACGGGCTCAGCACGGATGTGCTCGGCCATCTCATCGAGACCGTCTCCGGACAGCCGCTCGACCGATTCTTCGAGGAGCGCATCTTCAAGCCCCTGGGGATGAAGGACACCGGGTTCTTCGTGCCTCTGGAGAAGCTCTCGCGCCTGGTGACGCTGTACCGGCGCACCCCGGCGGGCACGCTGGAGAAGGTGCCCGTGACCGGGCAGAACGTGACGGAGGGCCCCATCTCCTACGCGCCGGACTTCCACTACGCCGGGAGCAAGACGTACCGCTCGGGCGGCGCGGGGCTCGTGTCGACGGCACCCGACTATGCTCGCTTCCTGCTGATGCTCGCCAACGGCGGCGAGTACGAGGGCGTGCGGCTGCTGAAGAAGGAGACCGTGGACCTCATGACGAGCAATCAGATCGGCAACCTGCGGGCGGAGTTCGTCTCGGTGGGCTTCGGGCTCGGGTTCGGCGTGCAGGGTGATCCGACGCGCACGAAGGACCTGGGCCCGGTGGGGTCCTACTTCTGGTCCGGCATCTTCAACACGACGTTCTGGGTCGATCCGCAGGCGAAGCTGATCGGCATCGTGCTGACGCAGGCCTGGGCGCTCGACTCCCCGGCGACCGACGCCATCCGCACCCGGATCCAATCCACGCTACAGCAGCCCACCGAGGAGGCTACCCGCTGA